From the Vicia villosa cultivar HV-30 ecotype Madison, WI unplaced genomic scaffold, Vvil1.0 ctg.002685F_1_1, whole genome shotgun sequence genome, one window contains:
- the LOC131639544 gene encoding protein NRT1/ PTR FAMILY 1.1-like isoform X1 → MSMSFYLPLDNEDPDNNGSNQKMDKEVESFGDAGDEMESQLISQPQRQKGGLITMPFIIANEALARMASFGILPNMILYLMGTYKLPLGKATQILILSSAATNFMPVVGAFVADSYLGRFLVVGLGSTFSFLGMTMLWLTTMIHPAKDGKSATLGEMAILLSALGLMSIGNGGLSCSLAFGADQVNRKDDPNNHTFLEIFFSWYYAFTLISMIIGLTGIVYIQDHLGWKIGFGVPAILMLLSTLFFFLASPLYVKIHTRTNFFTGFSQVVFASYNNRNIILPPINTSHFYHQSEDSDSAVPTDKLRFFNKACVIKDHEEDKGCDGSAIINPWSLCTVDQVEELKSIVRVIPLWSTGIMMSLNIGGSFGLLQAKSLDRHITSHFEVPAGSFSVILVGAIFIWIVIYDRVLLPLASKIKGKPVRISAKKRMGIGIFFYFLYLVTAATFETIRRKKAIDDDTDGVLKMSAMWLAPQLCLAGIAEAFNLIGQNEFYYTEFPRTMSSVAVSLPGLGMAAGNLVSSFVFSTIENVTSRGGKKGWICDDINEGHFDKYYWVLAGVSALNVLYYLVCSWAYGPSVEELTKD, encoded by the exons ATGTCTATGTCCTTCTATCTTCCATTGGATAATGAAGATCCTGATAATAATGGTAGCAATCAAAAAATGGACAAGGAAGTTGAAAGTTTTGGTGATGCTGGTGATGAAATGGAATCTCAACTCATTTCACAACCACAAAGGCAGAAAGGGGGTCTTATCACCATGCCTTTCATCATTG CAAATGAGGCACTTGCAAGGATGGCAAGCTTTGGAATTTTGCCCAACATGATATTGTATTTGATGGGAACTTACAAACTTCCTCTTGGAAAAGCTACCCAAATACTCATTTTATCCTCTGCAGCCACCAATTTCATGCCAGTAGTTGGTGCTTTTGTAGCAGATTCTTATCTTGGCCGATTCTTAGTTGTTGGATTAGGTTCTACTTTTAGCTTCCtg ggAATGACAATGTTGTGGCTAACAACAATGATCCATCCAGCTAAAGATGGTAAATCAGCAACACTTGGAGAAATGGCAATTCTACTCTCTGCCTTAGGTCTCATGTCGATTGGAAATGGAGGTCTTTCATGCTCCTTAGCATTTGGTGCTGATCAAGTGAACAGAAAAGATGATCCAAATAACCATACGTTCCTGGAAATTTTCTTTAGTTGGTATTATGCTTTCACACTTATCTCTATGATAATAGGTCTCACTGGAATAGTATATATCCAAGATCATCTTGGATGGAAAATCGGTTTTGGAGTTCCGGCAATACTCATGCTTTTGTCCACTCTCTTTTTCTTTCTCGCCTCTCCTCTTTATGTAAAGATTCATACAAGGACCAACTTCTTTACTGGTTTTTCACAAGTGGTTTTTGCTTCCTATAACAACAGAAATATTATATTGCCACCTATAAACACTAGTCATTTTTACCATCAGAGCGAGGACTCGGATTCTGCTGTTCCAACTGATAAACTAAG GTTTTTCAATAAAGCTTGTGTTATTAAAGATCATGAAGAAGATAAAGGTTGCGATGGCTCAGCAATAATAAATCCATGGAGTTTATGCACAGTAGATCAAGTAGAAGAACTAAAATCCATTGTAAGAGTTATTCCCTTATGGTCAACAGGGATCATGATGTCCCTTAACATTGGAGGCTCATTTGGATTGTTGCAAGCTAAATCATTGGACAGACACATCACCTCACACTTCGAAGTACCAGCAGGATCTTTTAGTGTTATCTTGGTAGGTGCAATATTCATATGGATAGTTATCTACGACCGCGTTCTTCTTCCTCTAGCGTCAAAGATAAAAGGAAAACCAGTGAGGATCAGTGCGAAAAAAAGAATGGGAATCGGgatattcttttattttctctaCCTGGTAACTGCAGCGACGTTCGAGACTATAAGAAGAAAGAAAGCAATCGATGATGATACTGATGGAGTATTGAAAATGTCTGCAATGTGGCTTGCACCGCAACTTTGCTTGGCTGGTATAGCCGAAGCGTTCAATTTAATAGGCCAAAATGAGTTTTATTACACTGAGTTTCCAAGGACTATGTCCAGTGTTGCTGTTTCACTTCCTGGATTGGGAATGGCTGCAGGAAATTTGGTTTCTTCTTTTGTATTTAGTACTATAGAAAATGTTACTTCAAGAGGCGGGAAAAAAGGGTGGATTTGTGATGATATTAATGAGGGTCATTTTGATAAGTACTATTGGGTTTTAGCTGGAGTTAGTGCTCTCAATGTACTGTATTATTTGGTATGTAGTTGGGCTTATGGACCTTCAGTTGAAGAGTTAACTAAGGATTAA
- the LOC131639544 gene encoding protein NRT1/ PTR FAMILY 1.2-like isoform X2, whose protein sequence is MGISLITTINSANEALARMASFGILPNMILYLMGTYKLPLGKATQILILSSAATNFMPVVGAFVADSYLGRFLVVGLGSTFSFLGMTMLWLTTMIHPAKDGKSATLGEMAILLSALGLMSIGNGGLSCSLAFGADQVNRKDDPNNHTFLEIFFSWYYAFTLISMIIGLTGIVYIQDHLGWKIGFGVPAILMLLSTLFFFLASPLYVKIHTRTNFFTGFSQVVFASYNNRNIILPPINTSHFYHQSEDSDSAVPTDKLRFFNKACVIKDHEEDKGCDGSAIINPWSLCTVDQVEELKSIVRVIPLWSTGIMMSLNIGGSFGLLQAKSLDRHITSHFEVPAGSFSVILVGAIFIWIVIYDRVLLPLASKIKGKPVRISAKKRMGIGIFFYFLYLVTAATFETIRRKKAIDDDTDGVLKMSAMWLAPQLCLAGIAEAFNLIGQNEFYYTEFPRTMSSVAVSLPGLGMAAGNLVSSFVFSTIENVTSRGGKKGWICDDINEGHFDKYYWVLAGVSALNVLYYLVCSWAYGPSVEELTKD, encoded by the exons ATGGGGATTTCTTTAATTACAACAATCAACTCAG CAAATGAGGCACTTGCAAGGATGGCAAGCTTTGGAATTTTGCCCAACATGATATTGTATTTGATGGGAACTTACAAACTTCCTCTTGGAAAAGCTACCCAAATACTCATTTTATCCTCTGCAGCCACCAATTTCATGCCAGTAGTTGGTGCTTTTGTAGCAGATTCTTATCTTGGCCGATTCTTAGTTGTTGGATTAGGTTCTACTTTTAGCTTCCtg ggAATGACAATGTTGTGGCTAACAACAATGATCCATCCAGCTAAAGATGGTAAATCAGCAACACTTGGAGAAATGGCAATTCTACTCTCTGCCTTAGGTCTCATGTCGATTGGAAATGGAGGTCTTTCATGCTCCTTAGCATTTGGTGCTGATCAAGTGAACAGAAAAGATGATCCAAATAACCATACGTTCCTGGAAATTTTCTTTAGTTGGTATTATGCTTTCACACTTATCTCTATGATAATAGGTCTCACTGGAATAGTATATATCCAAGATCATCTTGGATGGAAAATCGGTTTTGGAGTTCCGGCAATACTCATGCTTTTGTCCACTCTCTTTTTCTTTCTCGCCTCTCCTCTTTATGTAAAGATTCATACAAGGACCAACTTCTTTACTGGTTTTTCACAAGTGGTTTTTGCTTCCTATAACAACAGAAATATTATATTGCCACCTATAAACACTAGTCATTTTTACCATCAGAGCGAGGACTCGGATTCTGCTGTTCCAACTGATAAACTAAG GTTTTTCAATAAAGCTTGTGTTATTAAAGATCATGAAGAAGATAAAGGTTGCGATGGCTCAGCAATAATAAATCCATGGAGTTTATGCACAGTAGATCAAGTAGAAGAACTAAAATCCATTGTAAGAGTTATTCCCTTATGGTCAACAGGGATCATGATGTCCCTTAACATTGGAGGCTCATTTGGATTGTTGCAAGCTAAATCATTGGACAGACACATCACCTCACACTTCGAAGTACCAGCAGGATCTTTTAGTGTTATCTTGGTAGGTGCAATATTCATATGGATAGTTATCTACGACCGCGTTCTTCTTCCTCTAGCGTCAAAGATAAAAGGAAAACCAGTGAGGATCAGTGCGAAAAAAAGAATGGGAATCGGgatattcttttattttctctaCCTGGTAACTGCAGCGACGTTCGAGACTATAAGAAGAAAGAAAGCAATCGATGATGATACTGATGGAGTATTGAAAATGTCTGCAATGTGGCTTGCACCGCAACTTTGCTTGGCTGGTATAGCCGAAGCGTTCAATTTAATAGGCCAAAATGAGTTTTATTACACTGAGTTTCCAAGGACTATGTCCAGTGTTGCTGTTTCACTTCCTGGATTGGGAATGGCTGCAGGAAATTTGGTTTCTTCTTTTGTATTTAGTACTATAGAAAATGTTACTTCAAGAGGCGGGAAAAAAGGGTGGATTTGTGATGATATTAATGAGGGTCATTTTGATAAGTACTATTGGGTTTTAGCTGGAGTTAGTGCTCTCAATGTACTGTATTATTTGGTATGTAGTTGGGCTTATGGACCTTCAGTTGAAGAGTTAACTAAGGATTAA
- the LOC131639545 gene encoding UPF0481 protein At3g47200-like, which translates to MMASQTTLDEKFEELQEPKLMHQNSHPKIQKVAEYLRNRKKFEKKYSPKLVSIGPIHHDSQNLKLGENYKLTWAERYIKTTQQSPQFLHKKIADRIDELKGLFADDVLALVDTAESLKGFDSLEEKLSWLLFVDGCSLLHILVNVNLDQLDEPEHLSIKVDQLVLVMMDVLLLENQLPYLVLKLLWKNGNENELINAMTNFLKCHHWATPETKTRKWQDFLLNKSKENEKKGKEEHPSHTVLYLPNESPIHLLDLQRKIILTKSNSKTEARSEAKEKKKPSGKNSDEKSKMMTYRNIQDLRAVGIKLKSSETRRPTDVHFTEGWFAAELTLPEIVVDDTTAATFLNLIAYEMCPDFKNDYGICSFAVFMDSLIDHPEDVKELRSEGILLNSLGSDEEVAELFNTISTDLVPNSETYSDVRAKIHEHYCNKWKTWIALGYHTYFSNPWAIIGFLAAFVAVALTLVQTWFTIYPP; encoded by the exons ATGATGGCATCCCAAACTACTCTTGATGAGAAATTTGAGGAGCTTCAAGAACCAAAGCTAATGCACCAAAACTCACACCCCAAAATCCAAAAGGTTGCTGAGTATCTCCGAAACAGAAAAAAATTTGAGAAGAAATACTCACCCAAGTTGGTGTCAATAGGTCCCATCCATCATGACAGTCAAAATCTCAAGTTAGGAGAGAACTATAAGCTAACTTGGGCAGAAAGATACATCAAAACCACCCAACAAAGTCCACAATTTCTACACAAAAAGATTGCCGATAGAATTGATGAACTCAAGGGTCTTTTTGCTGATGATGTTTTAGCTTTAGTCGATACCGCGGAGTCTTTGAAAGGCTTCGACAGCCTTGAAGAAAAGCTGTCATGGCTGCTGTTTGTGGATGGATGTTCTTTGCTGCATATTTTGGTGAATGTGAATCTTGATCAACTTGATGAACCGGAACATCTGAGTATTAAGGTTGATCAACTTGTTCTTGTGATGATGGATGTGCTTTTGTTGGAGAATCAGCTTCCTTATCTAGTACTGAAGCTCTTGTGGAAAAATGGCAACGAGAATGAATTGATCAATGCTATGACGAATTTTCTCAAATGTCATCATTGGGCCACACCAGAAACTAAGACCAGGAAGTGGCAAGACTTTCTATTGAATAAGAGTaaagaaaatgagaaaaagggaaaagaagaaCATCCTAGTCATACAGTACTGTATTTACCGAATGAGTCACCGATTCATCTTCTCGATCTTCAACGCAAAATCATCCTCACTAAATCAAATTCCAAG ACCGAAGCTAGGAGTGAAGCTAAAGAGAAGAAGAAACCAAGTGGAAAAAATTCAGACGAGAAAAGCAAGATGATGACATACAGGAACATACAAGATCTAAGAGCAGTCGGTATAAAACTTAAATCAAGCGAGACGCGAAGGCCAACAGACGTACATTTCACGGAGGGTTGGTTCGCTGCAGAACTGACTCTTCCTGAGATTGTTGTGGACGATACCACCGCTGCTACTTTCCTGAACCTGATTGCGTATGAGATGTGCCCGGATTTTAAGAACGACTACGGGATATGTTCATTTGCGGTTTTCATGGATTCGCTCATTGACCATCCTGAAGATGTGAAGGAATTAAGATCAGAAGGCATTTTGCTGAATTCACTTGGAAGTGATGAAGAAGTTGCTGAGCTTTTCAACACCATAAGTACTGACTTGGTACCTAACTCGGAAACATATTCTGATGTTAGAGCTAAAATACATGAGCATTACTGTAATAAATGGAAGACATGGATAGCCCTTGGTTATCACACTTATTTCAGCAATCCTTGGGCTATTATCGGTTTCCTTGCTGCGTTTGTCGCAGTTGCTCTCACGTTGGTTCAGACATGGTTTACCATTTACCCGCCCTAG